In one window of Pseudoliparis swirei isolate HS2019 ecotype Mariana Trench chromosome 15, NWPU_hadal_v1, whole genome shotgun sequence DNA:
- the auh gene encoding methylglutaconyl-CoA hydratase, mitochondrial — protein MAVQVGRRVLLQAVRVQAPGGPGPRRYVGLGGASSASRPDGHGARHYSSDPKEDLCVRHLDGEDAGIVVIGLNRPKAKNSISKNLVNMMLEAVEDVKKDHRVRSLIICSLVPGIFCAGADLKERAKMHQSEVAPFVSKARALITELGNLPMPTIAAIDGAALGGGLEMALACDIRITANTAKMGLVETKLAIIPGAGGTQRLPRLIGASLAKELIFAARVVDGAEACRLGLANHSVEQNDRGDAAYLRALELAREINPQGPIAIRMAKLAINQGIEVDLSTGLAIEEACYAQVIPTKDRLEGLSAFKEKRRPHFKGE, from the exons ATGGCGGTTCAGGTCGGACGCAGAGTCCTGCTGCAGGCGGTCCGGGTCCAGGCCCCGGGGGGTCCGGGTCCGAGGCGGTACGTGGGGCTCGGTGGAGCCTCGTCCGCCTCGCGCCCTGACGGTCACGGCGCGCGACACTACAGCTCGGACCCGAAGGAGGACCTATGCGTGAGACACCTGGACGGGGAGGACGCCG GTATCGTCGTCATTGGGCTAAATCGACCCAAAGCAAAAAATTCCATCAGCAAAAATCTGGTGAACATG ATGCTGGAGGCCGTGGAGGACGTGAAGAAGGACCACCGGGTGAGGAGCCTCATCATCTGCAGCCTGGTCCCAGGGATCTTCTGCGCAG GTGCCGACCTGAAGGAGCGGGCCAAGATGCACCAGAGTGAAGTGGCACCCTTCGTGTCCAAAGCCAGAGCGCTGATCACGGAGCTCG ggAACCTCCCCATGCCGACCATCGCCGCCATCGACGGCGCCGCCCTGGGAGGCGGCTTGGAGATGGCCCTCGCCTGTGACATCAGAATCACCG CCAACACGGCGAAGATGGGCCTGGTGGAGACCAAACTGGCCATCATCCCCGGAGCAG GTGGCACCCAGCGTCTCCCGCGGTTGATCGGCGCCTCTCTGGCCAAGGAGCTCATCTTCGCGGCCCGCGTGGTCGACGGGGCGGAGGCGTGCCGCCTCGGGCTCGCCAACCACTCGGTGGAGCAGAACGACCGCGGAGACGCCGCCTACCTGCGGGCGCTGGAGCTCGCTCGCGAAATCAACCCTCAG GGTCCCATCGCAATAAGGATGGCCAAACTGGCCATCAACCAGGGCATCGAG GTGGATCTCTCTACCGGTCTGGCTATCGAGGAGGCGTGCTACGCCCAG GTGATACCGACCAAGGATCGCCTGGAGGGTTTGTCCGCCTTCAAGGAGAAGAGGCGTCCTCACTTCAAGGGGGAGTGa